The window gtaatcagattactgtgtgggtgctatatctgattacggtggggaaggaggggtaacaagcttgtatagatattatttaggtaagggattcgattacagtgtcaattgattacaaaccaccgcaaccaaacatatgtaatgggattcatTACCTTctgtaatcagattacgttacatttgagccaaccaaacaccacctgaGTTCTAACGGCAAGTTACAGTAACGGAAGTGACGAAAATGGAACAGGGTAGTAAAAAAGTTAGGTGCGCAACCAATTTTTTCAAAGGGCAATAAAAGGATTTATAATGGCTGGCACGTAATAATTAACTCATGTACACAGCTACATACACCAGTTTGAGACTTTATTCACACAAATTATTTAAACTGCCAAACTGGCAATGTTGCTATCCTTGTACAGCGGGCGGCGTAATGGACGCTCCAGTGTTCAATTATGCAGTCATACAGCTACTACTTCATTTACTTACTTATAAtagccaagccaagccaagcaaTCTTTCAGGACGTACATCAGTTCATCAGAGTGAACTAATACCTGAGTTCAATAGTAGCAAAAGGAAATAGTGTACAACACAACATAAAGATTACAATAGTTCCTTTGGGATATCCCCTTTTATTACAACCCCAACAAACACTGGGACGGTGTACCTGCTGTAGCAGCTCCAGCCATACATGACAGAACGAAACACTAATAAATTGACAATGAAATAAAAATACACACTGCCATGGGATGGATATACCTGCCATCCCTATTTATTTAGCAAACAACAACCAAATTATTTTGCAATTTCAAGCATTGATGGTATAGTCAACGATTACCTTCCGCTTATCAGTAGTGTAGTTCCTCAAATGTTCGACCAAGAACCTGGTGATTTCAGCcgcttccttcctttcttttatttcagGGGCTACTGTTTCATGTGTTCCTGCTTCATCACTTTCTTTTAATTCCGCCGCTAGGCCATTAACTTTGAGGTGCACCTCCCGGAGGTTTTCTAATGTGTCGATGCCAAATAAACCTTCAAAGGCTTCAAACCGTAGCTGAATCATCTCTAATTTTGGCATTGCATTGTCACCAAATCCCAGCTTTGGCACAAGGGGTGCAAAGAAGCGTAGCAGCTTAAGACTCGGGAATCCTGCTGGAACAAAGATCTCCCCATCAGAATCTGATTTATTCTTCTCGAGGATGTCCTTTATTTTGTCCTGATTCTGCTTTGCCGCACTAAGTGAAAATGTGAGAGAAAACAGTGTTGGCAGGACCTGGAGGAGCTTGAATGTATCAGTCCGGAGAACTGTCAGAGACAGCGTTAACTTGCTGAGGGTGTGGAGTTCGGATATCCACATTGGGGGCCTTTCCAACATCCCAGACAGTTCAAGGGCGATGAGGTACCTTGGAGGTGAGGACATGGAGTCCAGTGAGTTGATAAAATCAGAACCTTCATCGTTGATTGCCAGAGTTTGCAGACCACAGCTGAAAAGGTACGTAATAGCGGAGAGTAGTTGTGTGAAGATTTTATCATCTTTATTTATATGGAGCTTGTAAATGGCAAGCTTTTTTAGCCCTATCATCTGATGAAGGCCATCGACAGCTGTTGATTCCCCAACAATCTCAATCCCTGACAGTACACGGAGTGCTTTCATTCCCTCCTTATTTTTCTCTTGCGTGGACGTACTTATAACTGTGTCGTCCTCACTTTTTTCATGAGCCGATGTACTTTCCTTTGGTTCCTTAATTTTTTCTTGAGGCAACCTCAAGCCCTTCCGTGGGTTTTTATTGCCACCAAGTATGCTACTGATCCGTTTTAGCTTCTCTACAGATTTTGGTAGCTCCTCAACATGTGTCTCCCTTATGTCAAGAGTTTCAAGATACTCCAATTTCCCAATCTTCTTGGGGATTTTTGCAATCTCTGTTCTTCGGAGGCTTAGATACTTCAACGCAAGCATTTTGCATATATGATTCTTCAGATGTttctcattcaaacccttccaACCCTCAAGATCTAGCACTTGTATTATTATTTCATTGAATAAATGGAAAGGCAGTTGCTTCAGGCTTCCAAACACAGTCACTGCCCGCACTAGAGACAAGTCTGTTAGGTTTTTGGTCATATTCTCATGCTTGGAACCACTGCTTTGCATAGAGAGTCGACGCACTTTGTTGCTGCGTGGTGGCATCATCCAGTGGCCACCAACCAAAGTAATAAAGTTCTCTTCACTTGCCTTGGAAACCATGTATTCAAGAACCATGTCATGAACTAGAAATGATTTTACTTTTCCATTGCTGTTGTGCTCCACAGGACGTATTAACTTCCTTCTCATGAGCTGATTAAAGTATGtctctgcaacttcctcctccGTCAGCCCTTGCCTCTCACTAACAAAACCTTCAGCTATCAATCTCCGGGTCAAACGCTTCATACTGATTTTGTACCCCTTTGGAAATATGCTCAAGTACACTGCGCAGGTCTTGAGATGATCTTCTGGCAAATCATTGTAACAGAAATCGAGTATCCTCGTAACCCCATTCAGGGAGAGAGCAGTCACACTCCCTGGAAATAATGATTTGCAAACTTCATCCCAGTAACCACCGGGCTTGCTTGGGTTGCAGGCGACAAGACCAGCCATGGTGACTATAGCCAAAGGCAGCCCCCCACATTTTTTTAATATCTCCTCTGAGACTTTGTCCTGTACCTTTTCGCTTTCTTTGCTGCTTTTGGATTCATAGACACTTTGCTTGAACAAATTCTTGGACTCAACAGCATTGAGAAAATTAACTGTATGCAGAAGATTAGTTGTGCCAACTGGTGAGCACGCCAAACCAACAGCTTGAAATCTTGAAGTCACTATTATTCTACTGCATTTTTTGTTCTCTACAGGCAAACAATTTCTGATATCCCCCCATGTTTTTGCAGACCATATGTCATCAATTAAGAGCAGGTAGctgtcaagaaaaaaaagagaaaatgcaTATGAGAGATGAGAAAGAAAAATTAAATCAAGTTTATCCTTTCTGTTATGATCATCTATTCTCTTATAGTAATATTATAAAGCAAAATGATGAcaataaaaaggttaaaaagcATCATACATATATATTATTTATTGTACAGTCAACATCATTATTTTGTTGCCATGTAGTTAAAAAGGTTAGATATGTAATGTTTATTGTAAGAGAGCGATATCTGCATTGCTTGTTTATTTGGGTCCTCGGTCCATGCATGGGTATACTTGTTTATTTGGGTATTAATAATTGGAGGCTCTAATTTTTTCTCCACGTTAGTCCTTCGTCAGACACTAGAAAAGCAGAGAAATACTATAAATTCTATAAATAAAGCAAAACATCTAACAGTTAGTTCAGTGGGCCCTGGGAAATCATAACCATTGGTCAGGCTGCTGTGGTGTACCAGATTATTAGGAATCCAACAATACATTGATGAATATTATATACGAAAGGTGTTGACTGATATGTAGATAACAAAATATGCTTTTATTTCTCTAGAATGGAATTTATGACTTTACCTATTGAAGTTCTATTCACGAATGTCATAATTTACTATAAATTGATTTGATTGTACCATAATTTGGACTAGGAGTTAACACAATTATTTAGCATcaagatgttttttttaaattatGGTACAATCGATTTAGAGTAAACTACGACATACAAGATATCAATTCTAGTAGGTCCACTACATTATTGTCGGAACCATTGCTAACGCATGCCGGCATACGGGTCGATGAACTGGTGACAATAATAACATGACATGTTCTTTTTCTGTATGTGTTTTATTCAGATAAACTGGTTTCATTAGTATTTTTCTTGTTCTTGGTCTTACAGTGTGACGGGTGCATAGACCCGGGGTCCCAACGGGACTGCTTCCCACTAAACTTAGCCCGACAGAAGGCATAGCAGCAGCAAGTGTTTGGGTCGGCCCAGCCACGCACGGCCAGGGGAAGCCACAACCCAGTTGCCGACTGACTCCCACGACCAAGAGGTCTGGCCCATGCTCCGACCAGGGCCGCAGTCCGAACCTGACCAAGCATTCCTGACTAGCTTCGCCCAACCTGATCCCCAACCAGGTCCCTGCTATACCACCTGCGCCGACCCCCCGACCAGGGAAGCTCGCCTGACGTGGGCCCAGGGAGCACTTCCGATGACGAGGCAACCCCCGGGTTAGCTAGCCATACGCAGAGCCGTACCACACCACGCCCTGCGCACGTCTGTACAAATGGCGCCGTAAACTTACCCACTGCGTCGTGATGGCTTGACGCTACGAATTGATGGCCTGACACTACGGCGTCATGATCTGATGCTACACATGATGGCTTGACGAGGGGAACAGGAACCAAGGACGGAGGCCATACCGTATTGACCGATGGAGGATTCGACAAAACCAGACAGCATCCATATATCTACTCACTTATCCTCTCCCAACCAGGAAGACTGTTCCCTTAAACTATAAAAGGGATGGTCCCTCTCTCTCGGAGGAGCGAACACCCAACCAATACCTAAAAATGACCAGCGCTCCCTCGAGGGGGTTCTAGCCACGCACTCTCTAGCTTACACTCCACACTCCACACTTGTAACACACTCCACTTCCAACACTTAACGCATGTCTGGGCTCCTGCCAGGCTAGGGCCCAAGcacccctcttcttcctcctctcgtttgtacccccactgcaaactttgagcacctggacTGAGGAATAAAGTCGATGACTGACCCTCTAACTGATCGTAGGGCACgttgcctgaaccagtataGATCAAGTGTCATTGAGTGCTAGGCTGTATCCGATTAACGCATGGCAAAACTACGTATAATTATTTGTCGGCCAGATTTCACACCGACATATCGATTCCATGAATCATGTATTGGTCCCTCTACCTGACATTGCATTGACTAAAATGTAGTAACCATTTaactttaaaaaaatgaaatgaagtGTACCTCTATTCCTTCAACTGCTTTTTCACTTCGCCAGTGAAGCCTTGTTTACTTTccaagttgggagttgcaaaattggcaatttgccataaatgcaatactgtagcgtttcgtttgtatttgtgaattattgtccaaatattgactaattaggctcaaaagattcgtctcgcaaagtacaacaaaactgtgcaattagtttttgatttcgtctacatttagtactccatgcatataccgcaaatttgatgtgatggggaatcttctttttgcatagtgtcaaagttgggagtttggagggaagtaaacaaggactGAGTTTATCACTGTCCATTGTTTCTATCTCATCAGAATTCCCACCATTGCCTTGCTGCTTGGGGCCTCCGATGAATGCTACAGCTCGCTTTAATGTGTTCATAACGTGTGGTGCTAGGTTCTTCTTCTCCAAGCTTCCTTTCCTGATGCTTTGCTCCTCCTGATCCCTGCCCTGTGCCCTGACTTGTTTCAGAATACTccccgagctaaactttagtccctgtcacatcgaatgtttacatactaattaggagtattaaacatagactatttacaaaacccattgcacagatggaggctaaacgacgagacgaatctattaaacctaattagttcatgatttgataatgtgctgctacag of the Setaria italica strain Yugu1 unplaced genomic scaffold, Setaria_italica_v2.0 scaffold_44, whole genome shotgun sequence genome contains:
- the LOC101782304 gene encoding disease resistance protein RPM1, which translates into the protein MAGLVACNPSKPGGYWDEVCKSLFPGSVTALSLNGVTRILDFCYNDLPEDHLKTCAVYLSIFPKGYKISMKRLTRRLIAEGFVSERQGLTEEEVAETYFNQLMRRKLIRPVEHNSNGKVKSFLVHDMVLEYMVSKASEENFITLVGGHWMMPPRSNKVRRLSMQSSGSKHENMTKNLTDLSLVRAVTVFGSLKQLPFHLFNEIIIQVLDLEGWKGLNEKHLKNHICKMLALKYLSLRRTEIAKIPKKIGKLEYLETLDIRETHVEELPKSVEKLKRISSILGGNKNPRKGLRLPQEKIKEPKESTSAHEKSEDDTVISTSTQEKNKEGMKALRVLSGIEIVGESTAVDGLHQMIGLKKLAIYKLHINKDDKIFTQLLSAITYLFSCGLQTLAINDEGSDFINSLDSMSSPPRYLIALELSGMLERPPMWISELHTLSKLTLSLTVLRTDTFKLLQVLPTLFSLTFSLSAAKQNQDKIKDILEKNKSDSDGEIFVPAGFPSLKLLRFFAPLVPKLGFGDNAMPKLEMIQLRFEAFEGLFGIDTLENLREVHLKVNGLAAELKESDEAGTHETVAPEIKERKEAAEITRFLVEHLRNYTTDKRKVIVDYTINA